The Callithrix jacchus isolate 240 chromosome 7, calJac240_pri, whole genome shotgun sequence DNA window AATCAGGAGTCCGTCTGCGCCCAACGCCCTATGAATCCTCTCCAGTTTGCACTTGGCCCCAGGCGCTAAGGGAGGCCCAGCCTTCTCCCCGGGCCAtgtccccagcctccccactccCCGGTGACGGCCTGGGTCCTCTTCCTTTGGCTTTACCTTCCCCCTCTGGAGAATGTCTTGCTCTGAGCAGTGAATGTGAAAGTTCCAGCAGCAATGATGAGTCCTGGTTCACGGTTCTCTCACCAGCATAATGAGGACTCAGAGTTTAGACTCAGCAGAGTTTAGACttgccttgctgtgtgacctcaagcaaGTTATCAGCCCTCTCTGAGCTTAAgtggcctcatctgtaaaatggaaaactaACCCCACATGGCACATAGACAGGGACCAAATAACTGCAACTGCCCCTTCACTTCCTTCCAGCACCCTTGGCACTGTTCGTGCTTCCCCCTCTCCAGCCCCTTAGGCTTCAGAAACTCTCCCATTCTAGAAGAAAGGCAGGGGGTGATGGAAAAGGGAGGAGGTCCTGATCAGAGCAGAAAGGGAGTGAGCCTCCTAGTCCAAAGCAGACTAGATGGATCACATAGACATTTGCAATACTTTGCATCCGGGTGTCCTATGTGGGATACCTGAACCTATGGAAATTAAGGTCAGTGCCCTGGATGGGGGTGGAGTGCCCAGCTTTGAGCACGAGCACAGCAGAGCAGCCAGAATGCCATGCATTTCCTAGAACCTGACACTTTCCCGAGTGCCTGTTCACACTcctctccactttacagatgaaggggaggctcagagaggttgagacaCTTGCCCTAAGTCATACAGCCAGTCAGAGCCAATGTCCTGAAGGCCCAGGTACTTCCTGGCCCTTTATCCCATAGACTCAGGGGATCCAGTTCTCTCCCTGAGGACTGGTAGGCTTTGGACTCTCACTCCcaatctgacatttctccccacaggGGCCCCTGGCATCCGGACAGGCATCCAAGGCCTTAAAGGAGACCAGGGGGAACCCGGGCCCCCTGGAAGCCCCGGCAAGATGGGCTACCCAGGGCCCAGCGGCCTCCCCGGGATCCATGGCATGCCGGGAATTAAAGGCATCAAGGGCAATCCAGGAAACATCAGGGACCAGCCGCGGCCGGCCTTCTCGGCCATTAGGCGGAACCCACCGATGGGAGGCAACGTGGTCATCTTCGACACGGTCCTCACCAACCAGGAGGGCCCGTACCAGAACAACTCGGGCCGCTTCGTCTGTGCTGTGCCTGGCTACTATTACTTCACCTTCCAGGTGGTGTCCAAGTGGGACATCTGCCTGTTCATCGCATCCTCCTCCAGGGGCCAGGTCCGACGCTCCCTGGGCTTCTGTGACGCCAACAGCAAGGGAATCTTCCAGGTGGTGTCGGGGGGCACGGTGCTTCATCTCCAGCGGGGTGACCAGGTCTGGATCGAAAAAGACCCCAGTAAGGGCCGCATTTACCAGGGGTCCGAGGCTGACAGCGTCTTCAGCGGCTTCCTCATCTTCCCGTCTGCCTGAGCCAGGAAAGGACcaacccccgccccccgccccaccACCGCTCTGGCTTCCATGCTctgctctgtaaaatgggggtgctGTTGCTTTAGCTGCTGAAGAGAGAGGGCTGGCTCCGAGAGCCCCAGGACTTGCTGCCCCATGACAGAAACCAGAAGCTGGTTTCTCAGAACTCTTCCTGGAATAaacatctgtgtctgtgtctgctgGACTTGCGCTTCAGTTGCTACTCATTGAGAGAGAGGCCTAAGAACGATAGCAATTGAGTGCTTAAGAGGCAGGCTcatgcttagtttttttttttgagacagaattgcaatcttgtcacccagactggagtgcaatgggacaatctctgctcactgcaacctctgcctcctgggttcaagcaattctcctgccacagcctcccgagtagctgggactacaggcgcctgccaccacacctggctacttttttgcatttttagcagagaaggggtttcaccatgttggccagactggtctcgaactcctgacctcaagtgatccgcctgcctcagcctcccagagtgctgggattacaggcgtgagccaccacacctggcacatcCCTAGTATTTCAGGTGATATGTTTAGCAGGTCCCAGCACCATCGTTGGCCTGGGTTAGAATCCTGATGCCACCATTTCTTAGCTGTCTGATCATGTGCATGTTACCCAAGCTCTGAGATCTGTTTCCCTATTTGTTAAGTGGGACTGATGATAGTATCTACCTCAAAGGGTCATTGGGAGGATTCAATGATGTAGTATGAAAATTGTAGAGCACTGCTTGGGTCATAAAAAGGGCTATGGAAGTTTCGCCATTGTTAGATTTTGTTCCATCTTTATCACCAAGCTCTCTGTGTGGTGTGATGGCCCTGCAttgcagatgatgaaactgaggctgtGAGGAGCAGGCATAGATCAGCAAATCAGCTTCGAACGGGAGGAGCtggggcctgggcatggtggctcatgcctgtaatcccaacactttgggagaacaaggcaggcagatcacctgaggttgggcgttAGAGAGCAGCCCGGCCAACATACAGTGAAGcgccatctctcctaaaaatacaaaaatttgctgggtgtagtggtacatagtcccagctacttggagagctgaagcaggagaatcacttgaatccaggaggtggaggttacagtgagctgagattgcaccactgcactccagcctgggtgacagagtgaaactccatctctcaaaaaaaaggacaaggtggggtggggaggagctgggatttgaacccaagtcttaCTGATGCCCAAACCTGTGTTTAACCACTACCCTCACCAGCCTCTCCGTCTTCTATGAAGCACTTGACACATCACAGGTGCTTTTCCAACCTGTTTTGGGAAGGCAGGGGCAGGAATCAGAAAGGGGAAGCAGTTGGCCCAAGGGCACTCAGCAGTCCTTTCTGGAGCCAGGTTTCCTGAGTCCAGCCCTGAGCTTCCCCCTAGCCAGGTGTAGAGGCCAGGGCTGCTTTCTCTGCTTCCTGCTGGATGTTCCAcgggggaggtgggggttgtgctGGGAGAGTGGTGAATGCTCACAGTGCATTTCAGGGCCCTATTTGTCTGTCTGGAAGCTGCTACAAAGTAGCAAACCCTACCCTGTCCCTGAATGTGGGAGAaatcaggagatcaggagttcagaccCGAAAATGTCCAATACCCTATGCAGTTTATCAAAGGAAACTGGGTTCATCTttgtgctacacacacacacacacacacaccccagttaCACCTTCACACCCACAGGCTCAGTCAGGGAGGCACAGCCATCATACCACATAGCCCCTGCCTCAGACATACAAGTAGCATCCATGAACCATcgaatctttctctctcttacaccCCCTGAGACTCGTGCCCCAAACACATTCCTTACACCCAGAGGCACACATCCTCCTCCCTCCAGCATGCTCGAGCCCCACAATGCCTGTGTCGTCTCCCACACGGACCCCCATACACTCGAACTCCCACAGGGCCATCCTCAGAAACACAGGGGCTGTCCCTCCCACCCACAGACTGACGCACAGATGACCTTACATCCTCGAGTGCACAACCTGAATACCCACCTCTAAAGTACAAGACCCTCTTCTGGGACTGCCCCGTCCTGCCAACAGGGTTTGGGGGATCGGGAAGAAGTGAGGGGGTCCCAGGGAAAGAGGGAACCCTCCATCCCAGGGAAAGAGGAAACCCTCCACAGTCTCAGGGCAGCCCCTAGCTCCCTCCCGGGGTCAGCTCTGCCCATCTCTCCCCATACCTTGCCCACCCACATCACACGCTGTTTAAGAGGCACCAGGGAAAGAGACAAGTCTTCAGGCACCTACATTCTGGCCAGTCCACGGCCATTGATGCACTCAATCCCAGGAAAATTGATGTGgatgctgaggctcagagaaagggGACATCCACTCAAGGACTCACAGACAGAAAGGGGTAGCGGCCTGGGGTTGGACCAGGGCTACCAGACCCCACAGGGTTAGGGCACGCAAAGAAAATGCCAGGGGTGGAGGCCGCATCAGTGAGAGAAACGGGGTGTGCAGGGAGTGCCTGACCGCCCCCTTACCCTAAATCCTACCCACACCCCATCATCCACCCACTACACAAGGCAAAATCTCTGGCTCCTCTGGGAGGGGAATGAGCTGGAGCTGGAAAGGGGCCAGGTGGGCGGGGCATGAGAGGGCTGAGTGTGGGCCGAGGCTGCCACCTGCTGGACAAGCCAGAACCAGGCACAGAGGAGGTGTAAAGGGAGGAGAGGAGCCCAGAGCCATTAGGCTGGGTGGCCTTCAGCCCTGTAATGCAATGTCCATCATTTCTGCTCATCCCAGTCTTCCAAACCACTAGGGACTTCTGAGGCAAAGTGCATTCATGCCCCTTAACTCATCCCACACTCTGCAGCCCTACAGCACAGGGTGGAGATACAGGTGGGGAGACTGAGAACATAAGGTTTTCTTAGCGCGGCAGGGGCAGAGCTCTGAACACCTGACCgtgcctggcacagggcaagGCACTGATGTGTGTTATTCACTGAATCCAGCCACTGTCCTGCATGGGAGCTATTGGAAGCCCCCATGTTTCAGAGGAAGACCCAATGGACACAGGTGGCAGGTGTGGGGTCAAGGCTGGAGCCCCGCTACTGCCTGACAGCCCCTTCATTCCTAGAATCTCATGtaagaagagggagaggggagggtccTCTCAGCTCTGCCAGCCTGGTCCTGACCAGGAGCCCCTCACCAGCCGTGGTGGGCTCCAAGCCCAGAGTCAGGGCATGCCCAGGATGCAAGTGAAGAAGGTGGTGTTGGCAGGGAAGGTGGAACCGTCAGGGAAGACCAGGGGCCCCAGCAAAGGAAGAGGCACCAATATGGGAAGCCGAGACCCCTGGGGTGGACAGAAGGAAGGCTAGAGGGACCGGTGATTTGCTGAAGGCATCTGGTCCATGGAGTGACAGGGCTGGAAGGAGAAGCCGGGGCCCTGACTCTGTAGCCAGGACAGCCCATGCATCAcagcccctgcctgcctgccatccAAGCGGCTCCATCCTGGGGGTCCAGCTCCAAGCTTGGCCACTGGGATGGGGCGCATGGAAGTTTCTGGAACAAAGCTTGCCACTTGATAAGTGCATTCGAGGCTTGTTTCTGGGGGAAGTTGAGCAGAGGGATCAGAGAAAGGCTTTGGGCCCCAAGAGACCATTCggtgtgtgactttgggcaatgGTGTACATcccacacacacgccacacacacgcacacacacgcacaccagatacacctcagtttcctcatctgtaaaggggGAAAATAACTTCCTCCTagggatgctgggaaaactgagtctcaggcACAGAAAATGCCAGCGCTGGGCATTAGATGGGCTGAACCTGACTCTGGGGGACGTCTGTGCCTTGGGGgcttgtgtacacacacacacacacacacacacaccacacacaccacacacaccacacacacacacaccgcgcaccacacacaccgcacacaccacacacaccacacaccacacaccacacacacacacacacaccacacacaccacgcacacatgcacaccacacacaccacacataccacgaacacacacaccacacatacaccacacacacaccacacaccacacatacaccacacacacacatgccctcaGCCAGATGCTGGGGCAATGGACATTTCCTCATTTCAGACACTCATGACTGCCGGTGGGATTGTGGACGGGGGTGTTGCTGTGGTCAGTCTGGCTCAGCACCCAAAAGAAAGTGTCAAGTCAGGGAAAATTCTGGGAAAGGGGATGTGGGATTGGGGAGGGCATGAGAAGGGGAGAGGGCCCAGCCCTGCTCTGGGCAATCCTTGCTCTGACCACTCTGACACCGTATCCTCTTGCCTGGGAGAGGGGAAGCAGATCTGAGGACATCTCTGTGACCAGGCTAGAAGCTGCACACCTGCAGGTGAGGGCAGATGGCCATTCCCCCCACCTTCCACCACCTTCCTGAAACGTGGTGCCAGGGCAGCTTGCTGtgtgaggggaaggagggctcCCACTCCCTGCTGGGCCCCGGGACCTGGGCTTAAGAAGAGGTGTCACCATCCATCCATGGTGAGGCTCccgggggaggcagggaggcaggatcCCGAGAGCTGGGGAGGACGAGCCCTGGGGAATGAGAGGGTTGGCAGGGTGGGGGAAGGTGAGAGGCTGGGGGCCAGATCAGCTCTCTCCCTCCCAGCTCCTTCTCCGGGATGGATGTGGGGCATGGCTCCCACTTTGGGCTGaacctgctgctgctcctgctgctgctgctgcccctcAGGAGCCAGGCCAACACAGGCTGCTACGGGATCCCAGGGATGCCCGGCCTGCCCGGGGCACCAGGGAAGGATGGGCACGATGGACTGCCAGGGCCCAAGGGGGAGCCAGGTGAGTCTGCTGGTTTGGGGATTGGGGTCTGGGGCGGGGATCAGAGTGTTTGGGGCTGACCAAGGGGTGGGGACAGCAGGAAGTGCATTCCCTTGCTGCCACGGCTGCCCCTGGGCAGAGCTGGACTCTCACTGTGGGTCTGGCTCCTCTATCCTCAGAGCCCAGGCTTCAGGCCTCCCCAGAGGTGACATTGGGCCTGGCACACCTCcacgctcctcctcctcctcacctgaTTATAGGAAGGGAATAAGAGTGCCTACCCCCAGAGGTGGCCAGGGGGCTCCCAGGAGACAGTGCAAGGAAAGTCTTCTTGCCCTGCAACATGGGCACCTGGGAAGTGAATATATCCAGTGCAGGACTGTcagagttcaaatcccagccccacTGAATCCCTCTGTGAACccaaacaagttacttaaccttatagtgcctcagtttcctcatctgaaaaataagatGGTTGCTGTGAGGAGTAGgttaacttaaatataaaacagcCCTGAGCACCTGGGAGCTCTATACAGGTGTAGGCTATTGAATCATCAGTTATATCAGAGATCCGTGCTCACCTCCCTCCTTAGGATTCTGGATAGTTggaagggtggggagagagaggtcAGGCTCACAGCCAGAGAAGCTTCTGTTAAAGGCCCACAGGCAATCGTTGGCATAAGAGAAGGGGCTGAGGCTTGGTGGAGCCCTGGGCATGTGAGTGCTGTGTCTGTGAGCAAGCTGTGCACGTCTGGGACGCTAGGTGTGTCTGGAGCTGGCCTGGGGTGAGACTGAGCAGAGGTGATGGGGGAGTCCTGCACCCCTCAGGAGCCAGGCCAACACAGGCTGCTACAGGATCCCAAGGATGCCCGTAGGACATAGGACAGGGGcggtggaagggagggaggccagTGGAGAGGAACGTCCTTAGGAGTGGCCTCACCATCATCTTCCCTCCTGGATAGATGGGCTGGCATCAACATTCCAGAAGGAATTCTCCAATTTAGGGTGAGCTCAGTGAGGCCCCCAGGTGTGCCATTTTCCAGGACCTTGTACTTCACAGCTGCCTCTGCCCATCTCCCTGCCCGGGTAGCTGATGGCCCCCTGTGATTGAACTCCCAAGTCCCAGGCATGGTCTCAGTTTCAGGAGTGATAAAAAGAGGCCACCATCCCTTGAAGAAGTGGTTGACTCTCATTTTGCAAATGTCAAAGCTGGGGTTCAGAGAGTTTGagaaacttgtccaaagtcacacagtgggATCCTGCCCGACTCCCAAGCCCTCATTCTCCACTGCTGCCCTCGGCTGCCACTCCAGCCCCACTCCATTGCTATTTCCTGGTGCTTTCCCAATTGATGATTTGAGGACATCACAAAGGATGAGATGCTGCCTCGCTCAGCATCACCAGCAGCCACCACAAGGACCAGACCCTCCAGAGCACACTCCTatgtgtgcctggcactgtgcatTCTCCCACTCCACCCTTTCGGGGACTCCCTGTTCTATCATGCACGTATCTCAACTGAGCAAACACAGGCTCAGGGAGGGAGGTCACCCACCCAGGGTCACAGGCCTGAAGGCCAGGTCTGCTGGTTCCCAATCCCACACTCCTAACTCTGAGGCCTAACAGGTTTACAAGCCATAAAGGATCTGTCACAAATGTGTCTGCACAGACATCCAGCCCTATGGAAGTCAGAGGAGGAAAGGTAACATGAGGGCTGGTGGGAGTGGtcaaggagggcttcctggaagaggaaaCTGGAGTCAGACCTTAAAAGATGGGTATGATTTAGATAAGGGGAGAAGAGGCTCACAGGCTCAGATCATCAGAGCTGGAACAAAATGAGACACTGGGATTCTCCAGACTTGAGTTAGAGACCTGACTCCACCTCATACTGGCttcatggccttgggcaagtctctgactcagtttcctcattggtaaCATGAGGGAAGTCAAACCAGGCCAACTGTCATGGGGGCTGATGTGggctgagtggggctgaggcGAGCTGGAGAGAGCCGGCCCCATAGTGGGCTCCATCCAGTGGTTCCCAGGCACTAACGCCAGCCTGGGGCGGGGGGGCGGTCCATCTCAGGAATGGACATAGGTTGTGTAGGACTCTGAAGCTTATAAAATGTTGAGGGTCCtcattatgaaaaacaatacaCACTGACAGGTACGCTTACTGCAGAGGGGAGAGTGGTTACAAAAATTTACACACATGACAAAATTGTATTGgaaccacacacacaaagtataTATAAAACTGGCGAAGTCTACATAAGCTCCGTGAATTCTAGGCAGCTCAAGTTCCTAGTTTTGACATTGTACTTACGTTATGCAAGATGTGTCATTGGGGAAAACTGAGTGAAGCATccctgttctttatttttttcaactttctatgactctataattatttcaaaataaaaagttgaaaaaaaaaaagagaaacacaaaattaGGTGAAAAGCCTGAAGGGGCTGATGCAAATGGACAGAACCTGGAGCTTAAGCTGCCTCCAACTGGCCTTCTGGGGATTTTGTCAAGAAGGTCTGAGAATTTCACATTTTAAGTGAGTTCTGAACTTGTTCACATTGGGCTTtaattaaacatttcaaaaatcgCTGTGGAGGCCACATGGTATCTGTGGTCACATGCCATCTGTGCTTGGGCTGACAGTTATGATAACTGAGATCCCGCCCAGCTCTGAGCTCCCTACTTGCTCCATcacaaatgtggaaactgaggccaagagatgGGGAAGTGCCCTAGACAAGGTCAGAGGGCAGGTCAGTGGAGGAGCAGGACTTGGACCAGACTCTCTCTCCCTTCCGGTCAAAGCCTGACTCCCTGCACCCTACTTCTAGGAGACAGAAGGAGATTCTAGAGACCAAATACTAGTGCTGTGTTCCCTGGAGGACACCCCCAGGGCCCCTCTTCCCTGTCCCCCACCCTATCACTGTCTTTCTGCCTTCTCCATCTCCAGGAATCCCAGCCATTCCTGGGACCCGAGGACCCAAAGGGCAGAAGGGAGAACCAGGCACACCTGGCCATCCTGGGAAAAATGGCCCCATGGGACCCCCTGGGATACCTGGGGTGCCTGGCCCCATCGGCATCCCTGGAGAGCCAGGCGAGGAGGGCAGATACAAGCAGAAGTACCAGTCAGTGTTCACGGTCACTCGGCAGACCTCCCAGTTCCCCGCAGCC harbors:
- the C1QA gene encoding complement C1q subcomponent subunit A isoform X1, with translation MLKSAEHVEGGIMEGPQGWLVVCVLAISLASTVTQDVCQAPNGKDGVAGRPGRPGRPGLKGEQGEPGAPGIRTGIQGLKGDQGEPGPPGSPGKMGYPGPSGLPGIHGMPGIKGIKGNPGNIRDQPRPAFSAIRRNPPMGGNVVIFDTVLTNQEGPYQNNSGRFVCAVPGYYYFTFQVVSKWDICLFIASSSRGQVRRSLGFCDANSKGIFQVVSGGTVLHLQRGDQVWIEKDPSKGRIYQGSEADSVFSGFLIFPSA
- the C1QA gene encoding complement C1q subcomponent subunit A isoform X2, producing the protein MEGPQGWLVVCVLAISLASTVTQDVCQAPNGKDGVAGRPGRPGRPGLKGEQGEPGAPGIRTGIQGLKGDQGEPGPPGSPGKMGYPGPSGLPGIHGMPGIKGIKGNPGNIRDQPRPAFSAIRRNPPMGGNVVIFDTVLTNQEGPYQNNSGRFVCAVPGYYYFTFQVVSKWDICLFIASSSRGQVRRSLGFCDANSKGIFQVVSGGTVLHLQRGDQVWIEKDPSKGRIYQGSEADSVFSGFLIFPSA
- the C1QC gene encoding complement C1q subcomponent subunit C, which translates into the protein MDVGHGSHFGLNLLLLLLLLLPLRSQANTGCYGIPGMPGLPGAPGKDGHDGLPGPKGEPGIPAIPGTRGPKGQKGEPGTPGHPGKNGPMGPPGIPGVPGPIGIPGEPGEEGRYKQKYQSVFTVTRQTSQFPAANGLIIFNTAVTNPQGDYDTSTGKFTCKVPGLYYFVYHTSQTANLCVLLYRNGVKVVTFCDHMSNTKQVSSGGVLLRLQVGEEVWLAVNDYNGMVGIEGSDSVFSGFLLFPD